The Clostridioides difficile genome has a segment encoding these proteins:
- a CDS encoding amino acid ABC transporter permease, which produces MLQGLEIVIAMFCITLIVSIPLGIGVAFLRLSKNKLISGITQCYILIMRGTPLLLQMIVIFYGLPLIGIVFDRFTAGIVAFFLNYAAYFAEIFRGGIQSIDRGQYEASKVLGFDKFTMYKRIIFPQVFKRILAPISNEVITLVKDTSLVYILGLNDILRISQIAMNREASLLPLFEAGAIYLIFVAILTKGFELLEKKYSYYR; this is translated from the coding sequence ATGTTACAAGGTTTAGAAATAGTTATAGCAATGTTTTGTATAACATTGATAGTATCAATTCCATTGGGGATTGGAGTTGCATTTTTAAGATTATCAAAAAATAAATTAATAAGTGGTATTACACAATGTTATATATTAATAATGAGAGGAACGCCTTTACTTTTACAAATGATAGTTATATTCTATGGGTTACCTCTTATAGGAATTGTATTTGACAGGTTTACAGCTGGAATAGTAGCTTTCTTCTTAAATTATGCAGCATACTTTGCAGAAATATTTAGAGGTGGAATACAATCAATAGATAGAGGTCAATATGAAGCTTCAAAAGTACTAGGGTTTGATAAATTCACGATGTACAAGAGAATAATATTTCCACAAGTTTTTAAAAGAATACTAGCACCTATTTCAAATGAAGTAATTACATTAGTAAAAGATACATCTTTAGTATATATATTAGGATTAAATGATATTTTAAGAATATCTCAAATAGCAATGAATAGAGAAGCAAGTTTGTTGCCACTATTTGAGGCAGGAGCAATATATCTTATATTTGTAGCTATACTTACTAAGGGATTTGAATTACTTGAAAAAAAATATTCTTATTACAGATAA
- a CDS encoding AraC family transcriptional regulator translates to MKTNLETIHDVVDYIDLNLEEKLDLDSIAKEIGYSKYHLSRMFVNIIGLTVHNYIQRRRLTEAARLLIFTDKSIMEISLFAGYETQQSFTIGFKALFKCSPQSFRKKGDFYPVQLKFTVDGKETLRGDRMMEVKMVENDKILLVGYKGNTRLGFSVIGECAEKIYSKKHLISNRRNTDFIIGLNDYSQYNENEENQPVFDYYAAVGVNFFDRIPEKMEIKELSPSKYIVFSFKAKKEDSLQPVVDYAYKEWLPQSTCQLNENAKYDFARYGELVDKDGKSLIEYWIPIL, encoded by the coding sequence ATGAAAACTAACTTAGAAACAATACATGATGTAGTTGATTATATTGACTTAAATTTAGAAGAAAAATTAGATTTGGATAGTATTGCAAAAGAAATAGGATATTCAAAATATCACTTAAGTAGAATGTTTGTAAATATTATTGGACTTACTGTTCACAATTACATACAAAGAAGGAGATTGACCGAAGCAGCAAGGTTACTAATTTTTACAGATAAATCAATTATGGAAATCTCACTATTTGCTGGATATGAAACACAACAGTCTTTTACAATTGGATTTAAGGCTTTATTTAAATGTAGCCCACAATCATTTAGAAAAAAAGGAGATTTTTATCCAGTACAATTAAAGTTTACTGTTGATGGAAAAGAAACTTTGAGAGGTGATAGAATGATGGAAGTTAAAATGGTTGAAAATGATAAAATTCTTTTAGTAGGCTATAAAGGAAATACACGTCTAGGATTTTCTGTTATAGGTGAATGTGCAGAAAAAATTTATTCGAAGAAACACTTAATATCAAACAGAAGAAATACAGATTTTATTATTGGACTAAATGATTATTCACAATATAATGAAAATGAAGAAAATCAACCAGTATTTGATTACTATGCGGCAGTGGGAGTAAATTTTTTTGATAGAATACCTGAAAAAATGGAAATAAAAGAGCTATCTCCTAGTAAATATATAGTTTTTAGCTTTAAAGCAAAGAAAGAAGATAGCTTACAACCTGTTGTAGATTATGCTTATAAAGAATGGTTACCTCAGTCGACATGCCAGTTAAATGAAAATGCTAAATATGATTTTGCAAGATATGGAGAATTAGTTGATAAGGATGGTAAAAGTTTGATTGAATATTGGATTCCAATTTTATGA
- a CDS encoding class I SAM-dependent RNA methyltransferase codes for MKNYTLISPCFFGMEKMLAREITNLGYEIIKTEDGRITYKTDEFGIAKSNMWLRCAERVHLKIAEFEAKSFDELFENTKRINWSKYIPYGAQFPISKASSIKSKLYSTPDVQAIVKKAIVESLKKSYLEDGLLKEDKEKYPIFVFIHKDKVTLSIDTTGDALHKRGYREKANKAPIRETLASGLIYLTPWKAGRTLVDPMCGSGTILIEAAMIGINMAPGLNREFISEKWRTLDKKIWWDVRKDAFNKIDNESKFKIYGYDIDEECIDIARENAEIAGVDEYIEFNVGDATKFKSEEEFGFIVTNPPYGERLEDKDSVKQLYKELGYAFRKLRNWSYYLITSYEEFEYEFGQKAAKKRKLYNGMLKTNFFQYPGPKPPRNNN; via the coding sequence ATGAAAAACTATACATTAATATCGCCATGTTTTTTTGGAATGGAAAAAATGTTGGCTAGAGAAATTACTAATTTAGGATATGAAATAATAAAAACAGAAGATGGAAGAATAACATATAAGACTGATGAATTTGGGATAGCAAAATCAAATATGTGGTTGAGATGTGCAGAAAGAGTACATCTTAAAATTGCTGAGTTTGAAGCAAAAAGCTTTGATGAATTATTTGAAAATACAAAAAGGATAAATTGGTCTAAATATATACCTTATGGAGCTCAATTTCCTATTTCAAAGGCTTCTTCTATAAAATCAAAATTATACAGTACACCAGATGTACAAGCTATAGTAAAAAAAGCTATTGTAGAAAGCTTAAAGAAAAGTTATTTAGAGGATGGTTTGCTTAAAGAAGATAAAGAAAAATATCCTATCTTTGTATTTATACACAAAGATAAAGTGACTCTGTCAATAGACACAACTGGAGATGCTCTACATAAAAGAGGATATAGAGAAAAAGCAAATAAAGCTCCAATAAGAGAAACTTTAGCTTCTGGACTTATCTATTTAACTCCTTGGAAAGCGGGTAGGACTTTAGTAGATCCTATGTGTGGTTCTGGTACTATATTAATTGAAGCCGCCATGATAGGTATAAATATGGCACCAGGACTAAATAGAGAATTTATATCAGAAAAATGGAGAACACTTGATAAAAAGATTTGGTGGGATGTAAGAAAAGATGCTTTTAATAAAATAGATAATGAATCTAAATTTAAAATTTATGGATATGATATAGATGAAGAATGTATAGATATAGCTCGAGAAAATGCAGAAATAGCAGGTGTAGATGAATATATAGAATTTAATGTAGGAGATGCAACTAAGTTTAAAAGTGAAGAAGAATTTGGATTTATAGTTACCAATCCACCTTATGGAGAAAGACTAGAAGATAAGGATAGCGTTAAACAGTTATATAAAGAACTTGGCTATGCATTTAGAAAGTTAAGAAATTGGTCATATTATCTGATAACTTCTTATGAAGAGTTTGAATATGAATTTGGGCAAAAAGCAGCTAAAAAGAGAAAATTATATAATGGTATGCTAAAAACTAACTTTTTCCAATATCCAGGGCCTAAACCTCCTAGAAATAATAATTAG
- a CDS encoding amino acid ABC transporter ATP-binding protein: MLKIRNLNKSFKKNKVLKDISFELEEGQIGVLLGKSGAGKTTILRCINGLEEFDSGEIIIDNEIIKNKKDMAKIRGKIGMVFQNFNLFPHMTVLENIIESPVNVFKVPREEAENRAKELLRLVDLEDKLNSYPFELSGGQQQRVAIARSCALMPKVLCFDEPTSALDIDTIQKVVNIMNRLKDKGMTILIITHDVVFSNSVADKIISIKDGIVEDIKIKEKIV; encoded by the coding sequence ATGTTGAAAATCAGGAATTTAAATAAATCATTTAAAAAAAATAAAGTACTTAAAGATATTTCTTTTGAACTAGAAGAAGGTCAGATTGGAGTTTTGCTTGGCAAATCTGGTGCAGGAAAGACTACAATATTAAGATGTATAAATGGTCTTGAAGAATTTGATAGTGGAGAAATTATAATAGATAATGAAATAATAAAAAATAAGAAAGACATGGCAAAAATACGTGGTAAAATAGGTATGGTTTTTCAAAACTTCAATCTATTCCCTCATATGACTGTCCTTGAAAATATAATTGAATCTCCAGTTAATGTTTTTAAAGTTCCTAGAGAGGAAGCTGAAAATAGAGCTAAAGAACTTTTGAGATTAGTTGATTTGGAAGATAAATTGAATTCATATCCATTTGAGTTGTCAGGAGGACAGCAACAAAGAGTTGCTATAGCTAGGTCCTGTGCACTGATGCCAAAAGTTCTTTGTTTTGATGAGCCTACTTCTGCACTTGATATTGATACTATTCAAAAAGTAGTGAATATAATGAATAGGCTTAAAGATAAAGGAATGACTATACTGATAATTACGCATGATGTTGTATTTTCAAATAGTGTTGCAGATAAAATTATAAGTATAAAAGATGGTATAGTTGAGGACATTAAAATAAAAGAAAAAATTGTTTAA
- the larE gene encoding ATP-dependent sacrificial sulfur transferase LarE yields the protein MEVDLVKEREKLEKLREKLIGLGSVAVAYSGGVDSNFLLKVARDTLGDNVIAVTIHAMMHSNREIEEAKQYTKNFGVKHIILKIEDFDLKEFKENGIERCYYCKKYIFTKIKEVAKEHNIKYIVDGTNVDDLGDYRPGLKALNELEVISPLKESGLKKDEIRLLSRDMKLETFNKPSFACLASRIPYGAEITDEKLRIIEKSEEYLSDLGFSQFRVRMHENIARIEVNQEELGKFFENNNFSKVDTKLKKFGFKYVTLDMSGYQMGSMNLNM from the coding sequence ATGGAGGTAGATTTAGTGAAAGAAAGAGAAAAGTTAGAAAAATTAAGAGAAAAATTGATTGGATTAGGAAGTGTGGCAGTTGCTTATTCAGGTGGAGTTGATAGTAATTTTTTACTTAAAGTAGCAAGAGATACATTAGGAGATAATGTTATAGCTGTAACCATTCATGCAATGATGCACTCAAATAGAGAAATAGAAGAGGCAAAGCAATATACTAAAAATTTTGGAGTTAAACATATTATATTAAAAATAGAAGATTTTGATTTAAAGGAATTCAAAGAAAATGGTATTGAAAGATGTTATTATTGTAAAAAATATATATTTACTAAAATAAAAGAGGTCGCAAAGGAACATAATATAAAGTACATAGTAGATGGAACTAATGTAGATGATTTAGGAGATTATAGACCAGGTCTTAAAGCATTAAATGAATTAGAAGTAATTAGTCCATTAAAAGAAAGTGGATTAAAGAAAGATGAAATTAGGTTACTTTCAAGAGATATGAAATTAGAAACTTTTAATAAACCATCATTTGCATGTCTTGCAAGTAGAATTCCTTATGGTGCTGAAATTACAGATGAAAAGCTTAGGATAATAGAAAAGAGTGAAGAATATTTATCTGATTTGGGTTTTTCTCAATTTAGAGTGAGAATGCATGAAAATATAGCTAGAATAGAAGTTAATCAGGAAGAATTAGGTAAATTTTTTGAAAATAACAATTTTAGCAAAGTTGACACTAAATTAAAAAAATTTGGCTTTAAATATGTTACACTAGATATGTCAGGATATCAAATGGGAAGTATGAATTTAAATATGTAA
- a CDS encoding amino acid ABC transporter substrate-binding protein: MKSILKKLGLFTIMLGLVSGMAGCSKSDNGKDKDASNTSKKEVIVGFDNTFVPMGFLDEKGETVGFDVDLAKETFKRLGMEVKFQPIDWSMKETELNDSKTVDVLWNGYSITDERKKIVSYTEPYLQNKQIIVTLSDSKVNTKADLKDKEVGTQQGSTALDAVEKDKDFMNSLKGGAPVLYDTYDKALRDLEIGRTSAVVGDEVLIRYYMGQKGEDKYKVLKEDFGLEDYVVATSKENPELCKKINETLQAMKKDGAFDKIYDKWFK; encoded by the coding sequence ATGAAAAGTATATTAAAAAAATTAGGATTATTTACAATTATGTTAGGTTTAGTAAGTGGAATGGCAGGTTGTTCAAAATCAGATAATGGAAAAGATAAAGATGCTTCAAATACATCAAAAAAAGAGGTAATTGTAGGGTTTGATAATACATTTGTACCAATGGGATTTTTAGATGAAAAAGGAGAAACAGTGGGCTTTGATGTTGATTTAGCAAAAGAGACATTTAAGAGACTTGGAATGGAAGTTAAATTTCAACCAATAGATTGGTCAATGAAAGAAACAGAATTAAATGATTCAAAAACTGTAGATGTATTATGGAATGGATATTCTATAACAGATGAGAGAAAGAAAATAGTATCATATACAGAACCTTATTTACAAAATAAACAAATAATAGTTACTTTAAGTGATTCAAAAGTAAATACAAAAGCTGATTTAAAGGATAAAGAAGTTGGAACTCAACAAGGTTCAACAGCTCTTGATGCAGTAGAGAAAGATAAAGATTTTATGAATAGCTTAAAGGGTGGAGCACCAGTTCTTTATGATACTTACGATAAAGCACTTAGAGACTTAGAAATAGGTAGAACTAGCGCAGTTGTTGGTGATGAAGTTTTAATTAGATACTATATGGGACAAAAAGGTGAAGATAAGTATAAAGTATTAAAAGAAGATTTTGGATTAGAAGATTATGTTGTAGCAACATCTAAGGAGAATCCAGAACTTTGTAAGAAAATAAATGAAACATTACAAGCAATGAAAAAAGATGGAGCTTTTGACAAAATTTATGATAAGTGGTTTAAATAA
- a CDS encoding DUF4253 domain-containing protein has product MGIEDLYGFECVPVNNEIDIDNLLETMIEDGKEKGYTPIIIIDEKVGLLKENIDIINKEYGSLENYKEYCLKKYNEIDVNEFFKYRKNEIAAMIKELIDSEDAFCDYKSFNPITNIDIFQENNKVYIAKVPTTKPYEVFAYIPIGGFNDCPSDEEHIAVAKYWYENYGAYPIAIGCDTVQYFSKNTTNDNEKFNNLCMELILYCEDIIVQGYETLRALKEVIQGSTIWLFWWD; this is encoded by the coding sequence ATGGGTATTGAAGATTTATATGGTTTTGAATGTGTTCCTGTGAACAATGAGATTGATATTGACAATTTATTAGAGACGATGATAGAAGATGGAAAGGAAAAAGGGTATACACCAATTATAATTATCGACGAAAAGGTAGGATTGCTAAAAGAAAACATTGATATTATTAATAAAGAGTATGGTTCTCTTGAAAACTACAAAGAGTATTGTCTGAAAAAATATAATGAAATTGATGTAAATGAATTTTTCAAGTATAGGAAAAATGAAATTGCAGCTATGATAAAAGAACTCATAGATTCAGAAGATGCTTTTTGTGACTATAAAAGTTTTAACCCAATTACAAATATAGATATATTTCAAGAAAATAACAAAGTTTACATAGCCAAAGTACCAACAACTAAACCTTATGAAGTATTTGCATATATACCAATTGGTGGATTTAACGATTGTCCTAGTGATGAAGAGCATATAGCAGTTGCAAAATATTGGTACGAAAACTATGGAGCATATCCAATAGCAATTGGATGTGATACAGTTCAATATTTTTCAAAAAATACAACTAATGATAATGAAAAGTTCAATAACTTATGCATGGAATTAATCTTGTACTGTGAAGATATTATTGTACAAGGATACGAGACATTAAGAGCTCTAAAAGAGGTAATACAAGGTTCTACTATATGGCTTTTTTGGTGGGATTGA
- a CDS encoding VOC family protein: MLTPYLTFNGTCEEAFNFYAEAFAGGKTLFARLDSNPSNPVMHASVTFTKYEGCIIGADTDEPVAISGMAICVVLPSREVIEEISVKLAKGGTLVQGFLPHPPPDQNDGAAKVLDRYGYTWYLST, from the coding sequence ATGTTAACTCCATATTTAACATTTAATGGTACTTGTGAGGAAGCATTTAACTTTTACGCTGAGGCTTTTGCAGGTGGAAAAACTCTGTTTGCACGATTAGACAGCAACCCAAGCAACCCTGTTATGCACGCAAGTGTTACTTTTACAAAGTATGAAGGTTGTATAATAGGAGCCGATACAGATGAGCCTGTTGCAATTTCTGGTATGGCGATTTGTGTTGTGCTACCATCTCGAGAAGTGATAGAAGAGATATCTGTAAAACTTGCCAAGGGCGGTACGCTTGTGCAAGGATTTTTACCACACCCACCACCAGATCAAAATGATGGTGCTGCTAAAGTACTTGATAGGTATGGGTATACTTGGTATTTGAGCACATAG
- a CDS encoding arsenate reductase family protein: MIKLYGYTKCSTVKKAKNWLKENNLKFEDIDMVQNPPSKDELESIYNISGYDIKKFFNTSGMKYRELGLKDVVKTESDDKLLEILVSDGMLIKRPLLFDGKNVLLGFKEDVWKDSLLKEK; the protein is encoded by the coding sequence ATGATTAAACTATATGGATATACAAAATGTTCTACAGTTAAAAAAGCAAAAAATTGGCTTAAAGAAAATAATTTGAAATTTGAAGATATAGATATGGTTCAAAATCCACCAAGTAAAGATGAATTGGAATCTATTTATAATATTAGTGGGTATGATATAAAAAAATTTTTTAATACAAGTGGAATGAAATATAGAGAACTAGGTCTTAAAGATGTAGTAAAGACTGAGTCAGATGACAAACTTCTAGAAATATTAGTAAGTGATGGGATGCTTATTAAAAGGCCACTACTATTTGATGGTAAAAATGTACTGTTAGGGTTTAAAGAAGATGTATGGAAAGACAGTTTATTAAAGGAAAAATAG